The genome window GTAGTTTATGCGCCACCGCTACGAAATGTTGCTGTTGAAGCCACTCCACAAGCGTCAGCAACCTCCCCTACAATTTCTGTTGATAGCGAATACGTCAGATGACCCGTCATATAACGGTAACCGAAGCGGTTTCACTTCCGTATCTTGCTCTTTCAAATTTTGCTTTTTCATTATGACAATAAATGCGAAATTGTTTACAATCATCATTTTtacgtgaaaaaatttttgtgttaCATAAGCCTCATTTTTGGTAAAATGACATGCTCTCAAAAATGAcggtaatttaatattttatcttCAAGATACCaatcaaagaggatagaccaaagtagaggctcagttctgggggtttgactgacgccagtttctccacattaccgacatgatttcacccccgaagagacggggcgccacgaatcctactggggtatcagcatatcggccaagccggTAACGCCTCAGTAGCAGTCCCGCTGCCACGGGGACAAGTCGAGAGTGGAGATATAGGTTTCTGCGCTTTTGAAATGtttctttatgatttttcagccATAATATGTCGTTTTTAggtttacaaaaattaatttaaaagatCTATTTTTCCCGGtcaggagagaaatattttcacctggCCAGTTAGTTAAGCATGTACCAAGAGCtaaatacaatattttaattgctATATTGGCGCACAGCGAGCGTCCTCAAATCGCATGCTGTGGACTCGAGTTCGATCCtaccacgaatccaatggcgccagccaaattgtcctagctatgatatttccaaagatatgggcgaaaaacggtatgagcccaaatccgggcccatttcgctctaggaggcccaggagccgagaaaaacgcgaaaaactagaaaaatcgactttagaaaattcccggacccgtagaaaaatcggaaatcgtctcacgaatccaatggtgccagccaaattgtcctagctatgatatttccaaagatatgggcgaaaaacggtatgagcccaaatccgggcccatttcgctctaggaggcccaggagccgagaaaaacgcgaaaaactagaaaaatcgactttagaaaattcccggacccctagaaaaatcggaaatcgtctcacgaatccaatggcgccagccaaattgtcctagctatgatatttccaaagatatgggcgaaaaacggtatgagcccaaatccgggcccatttcgctctaggaggcccaggagccgagaaaaacgcgaaaaactagaaaaatcgactttagaaaattcccggacccctagaaaaatcggaaatcgtctcacgaatccaatggcgccagccaaattgtcctagctatgatatttccaaagatatgggcgaaaaacggtatgagcccaaatccgggcccatttcgctctaggaggccccggagccgagaaaaacgcgaaaaactagaaaaatcgactttagaaaattcccggacccctagaaaaatcggaaatcgtctcacgaatccaatggtgccagccaaattgtcctagctatgatatttccaaagatatgggcgaaaaacggtatgagcccaaatccgggcccatttcgctctaggaggcccaggagccgagaaaaacgcgaaaaactagaaaaatcgactttagaaaattcccggacccctagaaaaatcggaaatcgtctcacgaatccaatggtgccagccaaattgtcctagctatgatatttccaaagatatgggcgaaaaacggtatgagcccaaatccgggcccatttcgctctaggaggcccaggagccgagaaaaacgcgaaaaactagaaaaatcgactttagaaaattcccggacccctagaaaaatcggaaatcgtctcacgaatccaatggtgccagccaaattgtcctagctatgatatttccaaagatatgggcgaaaaacggtatgagcccaaatccgggcccatttcgctctaggaggcccaggagccgagaaaaacgcgaaaaactagaaaaatcgactttagaaaattcccggacccctagaaaaatcggaaatcgtctcacgaatccaatggcgccagccaaattgtcctagctatgatatttccaaagatatgggcgaaaaacggtatgagcccaaatccgggcccatttcgctctaggaggccccggagccgagaaaaacgcgaaaaactagaaaaatcgactttagaaaattcccggacccctagaaaaatcggaaatcgtctcacgaatccaatggtgccagccaaattgtcctagctatgatatttccaaagatatgggcgaaaaacggtatgagcccaaatccgggcccatttcgctctaggaggcccaggagccgagaaaaacgcgaaaaactagaaaaatcgactttagaaaattcccggacccctagaaaaatcggaaatcgtctcacgaatccaatggcgccagccaaattgtcctagctatgatatttccaaagatatgggcgaaaaacggtatgagcccaaatccgggcccatttcgctctaggaggcccaggagccgagaaaaacgcgaaccgCCCTGCCCCCCCTGAAAGACTTCGAtgaaattgccaatgagcgagagagaaatatctttccccctctctcttcctATGTCGCTCACACTGGGTTATTCACGTCAGTagtactcgtggcgccccgtctcctcgggggtgaaatcgtgtcggtaatgtggagaaactggcgtcagtcaaaccccccgaactgagcctctactttggtctatcctctttgataCCAATCAACGTTCCTCATATTTTATGGCCTACCAGCTCAAATACACGGATATTTTCGGTTTCTTTCTTCAATGGTTGAAGCGAGGCTCCAAAAGTTCCCGGACGATGGCTATACATTTGAAATAAGATCCAGCACAGTATTATGATGGCGTCAAAACCCCATGTGGACAATACTGTAAATGAACGTCGTCTTCGTCCGATATACGGTAAATCCAAATCTATCAATAACTCCTTTTATCCGATTGAATTGTTCCTTACCCCGGaggaaattttgtttattactGAGAAAACCGGTGAGATAGGTTATGTAACTCAATACCCTCGTTTTCGGGGCTCGTTTTAGACTGGCTGGACAATGGAAGCAATAAAAAGGCACTCCAGGAGGCAGATAAGGTCCTCAGGAAGCAGCCGACTAATCAGTGTGCCAGGGTGCTCAAGGCCCTGGCCCTCTTGAGACTTGGAAAAGAGGATGAGTGTCAGAATATAATGGAACAGGTGAGAGGAAATTCTAAACTCTGTCAGAATAATGACAACACTCCTGGCAGAAGGAGTAGAATATTACAGAGGTGAAACTGCGAAATTGACGTTTCTATTGAagataataatgataaatattgCTGACTTTTCAATTACTGATGGAGTGGAATAGGGTTCGTTTGCTTGCACGAGTGGAGTTTCCTTATTTCTCGCTCCAATAGGGCCGGACCTTTCCATTGATCGATTTATTTCGGTGTTGTGAATATTGAATACAATTCACAGTGTCGATTTAGCTCGATCATCCAATTATCTCATCAGGACTCACCAgatcatttattaaaaaatatttgctcgAAACATCATCACTagtgaatgatgaaaaattgtcgcAGAAGcactttttcatattttttacctTCAAAGGTCCGCTTCGAGGTTCCCTGCGAGGACTCCACCCTCCAAGCCATGAGCATTTGCTACAAAGAGATCCACCAGCCCGATAAGATCCGAGAGGTCTACGAAGCAGCAGCAAAAGCAGATCCCCATAACGAGGAGCTTCTTACCCACCTGTTCATGGCATACGTTCGTCTCGCTGACTTCAAGAAGCAGCAGCAAACCGCTCTGGCCCTTTACAAGCTAAAACCCAAGAATCCGTACTACTTCTGGGCAGTCATGAGTCTCGTGATGCAGGCTATCCAAGCGGATGATAAACttgcaaaaaaagtgattcttcCTCTAGCAGAACGAATGGTCCTCAAACTCGTAACCGAGGACAAATTAGAGGCAGAGCAGGAAGTCCAACTCTACTTGATGATCCTCGAGCTCCAGGGGAAGTATGAGAATGTCCTGGAAGTTTTGAATGGTCCCCTCTCTGAGAAACTCTCAGGGGTGCCCCAGCGCAAAGCTAGTCTATTGCTGAAACTCGGTAGGCACGAAGAAGCGACTACTGCGTTCAAAGAACTTATAACCGAGGACTGTGACAACTGGGCTCACTACTTGGATTATTTAACATCAGCATTAGAGCATGGGACGCCAACAGAATGCCtggaatttctgaataaaatagCTGAGACCTCGGGGACAAAAGTGAGAGGTCCTCAGCTTGGTCGATTTGAGCTGTTGAAACGCTGCACATCAACCGAAATTAACATGCGAGACCTTATTGACCCTGTGAAGTTGATGAGAGAATACTTCAAGCAGTTTGGAAATAAGGGCTGCAGTGTGGGGGATCTGAGACTCTACCTGGACCTTCTGAGCGAAGACGAGAGGGGTCAACTGTTTACGGAAATATCAGAAGACGTTGGAGTTACTGATGAGTGTTTTCCGACGTGCACTGATCAAATGCTACGACATATTCATCTGGAGCAATTGAAACGAATTTGTGGAATCCATCACTCACCCAAACTCGATGTTGAGGGCAGAAAAAATCTGGTTGAACGCCTCTGCAAGCTGTATGAAGCGGGAAATAAACTCTGCCCCTCTGATGAGAGATTACCAACAGATTTTGCTCCCTTCGACTCCTATATTCTCATTGCATCACATTTATTGCTGCAATTGTGGTATGAGACTTCGGAGGctgtttatatttataaagcTATGATGTTGTTGGAGAAGGGATTGGCTACTAGTCCGGCTAA of Diachasmimorpha longicaudata isolate KC_UGA_2023 chromosome 3, iyDiaLong2, whole genome shotgun sequence contains these proteins:
- the Psidin gene encoding N-alpha-acetyltransferase 25, NatB auxiliary subunit, coding for MMASKPHVDNTVNERRLRPIYDWLDNGSNKKALQEADKVLRKQPTNQCARVLKALALLRLGKEDECQNIMEQVRFEVPCEDSTLQAMSICYKEIHQPDKIREVYEAAAKADPHNEELLTHLFMAYVRLADFKKQQQTALALYKLKPKNPYYFWAVMSLVMQAIQADDKLAKKVILPLAERMVLKLVTEDKLEAEQEVQLYLMILELQGKYENVLEVLNGPLSEKLSGVPQRKASLLLKLGRHEEATTAFKELITEDCDNWAHYLDYLTSALEHGTPTECLEFLNKIAETSGTKVRGPQLGRFELLKRCTSTEINMRDLIDPVKLMREYFKQFGNKGCSVGDLRLYLDLLSEDERGQLFTEISEDVGVTDECFPTCTDQMLRHIHLEQLKRICGIHHSPKLDVEGRKNLVERLCKLYEAGNKLCPSDERLPTDFAPFDSYILIASHLLLQLWYETSEAVYIYKAMMLLEKGLATSPANFHLKIILVRAYLEAGLIGAANHAYELLDVKQIQLDSLGYLHVPLLAPMGHLSGAASVLDNTVKFFIANFSQGSDRLTFAYKYGSFVKIQEFLELIERLGKSLHWTTSTVDKMLLEISWCESYKSLTATLAAMRIEPYEGTIWWDVLRDNRDLEVVVGWEPLTKSKDPQRCKDTRECMQAILPARNLILRIIAATAEPDSSSLLTKFAGELENLDSEQVVKCLEKFKVDKRIRVDSHLVPLDAVERLKEAHESGQLRIIARLAKSLVKVSRPDEETIQEIQRAACLEPLSIGEGIVSYKEFMLRAATCGETLAFLGAMCVEYSSQFHPQIGNNKKTKKKAHNKEIPTIANHDVQGWKEIGQVLVEKAQGLELALTNLEKRTPETGLDITLCQSANSVLEHTQESIRDSCRLLKSRLSVTLKLLNSLRS